One window of the Camelina sativa cultivar DH55 chromosome 1, Cs, whole genome shotgun sequence genome contains the following:
- the LOC104789385 gene encoding glucan endo-1,3-beta-glucosidase 8-like produces the protein MAEERSKLTMFFFSHQIILCFFLFSQTSVASSNTSSVGVNWGTMASHQLPPENVVKMLQDNGFTKLKLFEADQNILDALIGSDIEVMIGIPNRFLKEMAQDTAVAASWVEENVTAYSYHGGVKIKYIAVGNEPFLQTYNGTYVEFTLPALINIQRALEEADLKTVKVTVPFNADIYFSPEANPVPSTGDFRPELRDATIEIINFLYSHDSPFTVNIYPFLSLYGNAYFPLDFAFFDGTNKPLRDGNLVYTNVFDANLDTLICALERYSFLGMKIIVGEVGWPTDGDKNANVKSAKRFNQGMVKHAMSGNGTPARKGVIMDVYLFSLINEDAKSIAPGTFERHWGIFEFDGRPKYELDLSGKGNDKPLVPVEDVKYLPKTWCVLDPNAYNLDDLPDNIDYACSLSDCTALGYGSSCNHLTAIGNASYAFNMYYQMHDQKTWDCDFLGLGLVTDEDPSDELCEFPVMIDTGNSPRLQPGSLRVLTRVAATVLVMLVLPIL, from the coding sequence atggcagaagagagatcaaagttaacaatgttcttcttttctcatcagattattctctgtttctttcttttctcacaaACTTCCGTTGCCTCTAGCAACACTAGTAGTGTAGGAGTGAACTGGGGAACAATGGCGAGTCACCAGCTTCCACCTGAAAATGTCGTGAAGATGCTACAAGACAATGGTTTCACTAAGCTGAAACTGTTTGAAGCCGACCAAAACATCTTAGACGCTCTAATTGGCTCAGACATCGAAGTCATGATAGGAATACCAAACCGGTTTCTTAAAGAGATGGCTCAAGATACAGCTGTTGCAGCTTCATGGGTTGAAGAGAACGTCACTGCTTATTCTTACCATGGCGGAGTCAAAATCAAGTACATAGCTGTTGGAAACGAGCCTTTCCTTCAGACGTATAATGGAACTTACGTTGAGTTCACTTTACCAGCTCTCATCAACATCCAACGAGCATTAGAGGAAGCTGATCTGAAAACTGTGAAAGTCACTGTTCCTTTCAACGCAGACATCTATTTTTCTCCTGAAGCAAACCCTGTTCCATCAACTGGAGACTTTAGGCCTGAGCTTAGAGATGCAACGATTGAGATAATCAATTTCTTGTATTCACATGATTCACCTTTCACGGTCAACATCTACCCTTTTCTTAGTCTCTATGGAAATGCTTACTTCCCTTTGGATTTTGCCTTCTTTGATGGGACTAACAAGCCTTTAAGAGATGGAAATTTGGTCTACACCAATGTGTTTGATGCAAATCTCGACACTTTGATATGTGCTTTGGAGAGATATAGCTTCTTGGGGATGAAGATCATCGTGGGAGAGGTCGGATGGCCCACGGATGGAGACAAGAATGCTAATGTAAAGAGTGCAAAGAGATTTAATCAAGGGATGGTAAAGCATGCTATGTCTGGAAATGGAACGCCTGCAAGGAAAGGAGTGATCATGGATGTTTACCTTTTCAGTCTTATCAACGAGGACGCCAAGAGCATTGCGCCAGGGACGTTTGAGAGACATTGGGGGATCTTTGAGTTTGATGGGAGACCGAAATATGAGCTTGACTTGTCAGGTAAAGGCAATGACAAGCCTTTGGTTCCTGTGGAAGATGTGAAGTATCTGCCCAAAACTTGGTGTGTTCTTGACCCTAATGCATATAACCTCGATGACTTGCCTGATAACATCGACTATGCTTGTAGCTTATCTGATTGCACAGCACTCGGCTATGGATCCTCTTGTAACCATCTTACTGCTATAGGCAATGCTTCGTATGCCTTTAATATGTATTATCAGATGCACGATCAGAAAACCTGGGACTGCGATTTCTTGGGGTTGGGTTTGGTCACAGACGAAGATCCATCTGATGAACTTTGTGAGTTCCCTGTGATGATTGATACAGGAAATTCACCGAGGTTGCAGCCTGGATCTTTAAGAGTGTTGACCAGAGTCGCAGCCACGGTTTTAGTTATGTTGGTCCTTCCCATCTTGTAG